A single Penaeus chinensis breed Huanghai No. 1 chromosome 7, ASM1920278v2, whole genome shotgun sequence DNA region contains:
- the LOC125026799 gene encoding LOW QUALITY PROTEIN: uncharacterized protein LOC125026799 (The sequence of the model RefSeq protein was modified relative to this genomic sequence to represent the inferred CDS: deleted 1 base in 1 codon) yields MGSRWPRNPQPPPSHLYGRCRGRRRRSQWFLRVPSESPTAIMVKYEEETYSFRLSQIDDSIYSDTGTVSSTYKQRIDSLFRDKRRQPKAIPVSAPANPVQEELERMFGGRDQRQRAFMDVRATVQAQIERLFADATSEPSGVSTSGRAMAPHTPPAPRAPEPPPPPPPLAFQAALTRRPLPATPSPAPSLPADERDGRARSGGVSPVESRGVAAPRPLLSAMKYRVDYLGALQLSEKATSLDVLQIPLKDLYYKYRQSISHGKLPVPGSLQITEGGLKVTHGNSDSSDNYFEFTNPFPTIAVWAAVKLVIRKELIDHGQVGYTYAFLPLICDPEAQDKYNLYHPLNVSDPSVMAVAHQHPPMFACVMRKAGVPKVLECHGFVCESAEDAIVIAANLYQALLENMRSEAPSEASSDPRDDDRHVMSDSEMVPVRPPRKKRTHRSDSPGFGSGLRRANSEDILQTHIVLDETRASRRLKRSISDRQPGGFLIDPGDVYTRVALPRSKSFMNVTNKYNFQDLLDDVKQKTGLNSVDEVLKQVINPKGMSFSEMDPDHREILLKLALTLSKDEIYQRSKNIMKKQKGRSTSLMSLMDSDSDGSTISSVLKATKRSFSRLGSRASSLQSSYLKDKSPLRKLVNNKSRYSFERSGRDNGSAKRPENKENELTHLLEGGARKVAPKTPMPKRNPSRQNEGYVSCSECGYDSECSSKCYCSLPRRPPSAKPARDHVHKGHDSPCDCDTESCAESEKCYCSLKRVKKNGLKMYEINLDSETDTNTDATGHTAASYKKGFGSHSNLSELESHATSWKRNTGGSSSSATRHKSSSSYLTEHSKSRLCRDRLLHAPEVMRKKSISSNLSSDSEMSVVHRSSGGSGYHSQNSGDRRLPLQQRTQSTESLLITPRLRRHPSGSLGSGGSRGSGGSSQGSGSAAGSQRSRGSSSSQQKILLVSAVDPSGKVVYRGASQRQQREGSDTASILSMKKTAEIAALFSELKLNQTTDLIDHLNQSTSESEDDAYSSMQANNSFLFSDNIENSLGYLP; encoded by the exons ATGGGGTCCAGATGGCCTCgcaacccccaacccccgcctTCGCACCTCTACGGCAG GTGTCGAGGCCGCCGAAGACGTAGCCAATGGTTCCTCCGCGTCCCGTCTGAGAGCCCGACCGCCATCATGGTGAAGTACGAGGAGGAAACGTACAGCTTCCGCCTTTCACAGATAGATGATTCTATCTACTCTGACACGGGCACCGTGTCCTCTACCTACAAGCAGCGCATCGACTCCCTGTTCCGTGACAAGCGTCGGCAGCCCAAGGCGATCCCCGTCAGCGCCCCCGCCAACCCCGTGCAGGAGGAGCTGGAGCGCATGTTCGGCGGGCGAGACCAGCGCCAGCGGGCCTTCATGGACGTGCGTGCCACCGTGCAAGCACAGATCGAGAGGCTCTTCGCCGACGCCACGAGCGAGCCGAGCGGCGTGAGCACGAGCGGCCGTGCCAtggccccccataccccccctgccccccgcgCCCCCGAGCCCCCGCCTCCCCCGCCGCCGCTCGCGTTCCAGGCCGCCCTGACGCGGCGCCCCCTGCCCGCCACCCCCTCCCCGGCCCCCAGCCTCCCCGCTGACGAGCGCGACGGCCGCGCGCGGAGCGGCGGCGTCAGTCCAGTAGAATCACGCGGCGTGGCGGCACCGCGGCCTCTGCTTTCCGCTATGAAGTACCGCGTGGATTACCTGGGAGCCCTCCAGCTTTCGGAAAAAGCCACGAGCCTGGATGTGCTCCAAATACCACTTAAGGATTTGTATTATAAGTACAGACAGAGTATTTCTCATGGAAAACTTCCTGTGCCTGGAAGTCTACAGATAACCGAAGGTGGGCTAAAGGTAACTCATGGGAATTCGGACTCGTCGGACAACTATTTTGAGTTTACGAATCCATTCCCAACCATCGCCGTCTGGGCCGCGGTCAAGCTCGTCATACGCAAAGAACTGATCGACCATGGCCAAGTGGGGTACACGTACGCattccttcccctcatctgcgATCCCGAGGCCCAAGACAAATACAATCTGTATCATCCGCTCAATGTGTCCGACCCGTCCGTCATGGCCGTGGCACACCAGCATCCGCCCATGTTTGCTTGTGTCATGAGAAAAGCCGGCGTCCCGAAGGTGCTCGAGTGCCATGGCTTTGTGTGCGAGTCTGCCGAGGACGCAATCGTGATCGCGGCGAACCTCTACCAGGCGTTGCTGGAGAACATGCGCAGCGAGGCGCCCAGTGAGGCCTCCAGCGATCCTCGGGACGATGACAGGCACGTCATGAGTGACAGCGAGATGGTGCCCGTACGACCTCCTAGGAAGAAGCGCACGCACAGAAGTGACTCGCCAGGCTTTGGCAGTGGCCTTCGTCGGGCAAACAGTGAAGACATTCTGCAGACGCATATCGTCCTCGACGAAACGCGTGCCAGCAGGCGCCTCAAGCGCTCCATCAGTGACCGACAGCCAGGTGGGTTCTTGATTGATCCGGGTGATGTGTACACGAGGGTTGCCTTACCGCGATCGAAGTCTTTCATGAATGTCACAAACAAATATAACTTCCAGGACCTTCTGGATGACGTCAAGCAAAAGACAGGATTGAACAGCGTAGACGAAGTGCTCAAACAAGTCATTAATCCGAAAGGCATGTCCTTCAGCGAGATGGACCCTGACCACCGAGAGATCCTTCTCAAACTTGCCTTAACGCTGTCCAAGGACGAGATTTACCAGCGGTCCAAGAACATCATGAAGAAGCAGAAAGGTCGTAGCACGTCCCTCATGAGCCTCATGGACTCGGACAGCGACGGCTCCACGATATCCTCCGTCCTGAAGGCCACGAAGCGGTCCTTCTCTCGCCTTGGCTCGCGCGCCTCCAGCCTCCAGTCTTCTTATCTGAAGGACAAATCGCCGCTTCGGAAATTAGTCAACAACAAGAGCCGATACTCCTTCGAGAGGAGCGGGCGAGACAACGGCTCGGCGAAGCGCCCCGAGAACAAGGAGAACGAACTCACACATCTGCTAGAGGGAGGAGCCAGGAAGGTGGCGCCGAAGACCCCGATGCCAAAGCGCAACCCGTCGCGCCAGAACGAGGGGTACGTCTCGTGCAGCGAGTGTGGGTATGACAGCGAGTGCTCCAGCAAGTGTTACTGCTCCTTGCCTCGGCGCCCTCCGTCCGCGAAGCCCGCCAGGGACCACGTCCACAAGGGCCATGACTCGCCTTGTGATTGTGATACAGAGAGTTGTGCTGAGAGTGAAAAGTGTTACTGTTCCTTGAAACGCGTGAAAAAGAATGGCCTGAAGATGTATGAGATTAATCTCGACTCGGAAACAGATACCAACACGGACGCGACGGGACACACCGCCGCCTCCTACAAGAAGGGCTTCGGCTCGCACTCCAACCTAAGCGAGCTGGAGTCACACGCGACGTCGTGGAAGCGCAACACGGGAGGATCCTCCAGCAGCGCCACGAGGCATAAAAGTTCGTCCTCGTATCTGACGGAACACAGCAAGAGCCGGCTCTGCAGGGACCGTCTTCTCCATGCA CCAGAAGTCATGAGGAAGAAGAGCATATCTTCCAATCTGTCTTCGGACTCTGAAATGTCGGTCGTGCATCGGTCGTCGGGCGGCTCCGGATACCACAGCCAGAACAGCGGCGACCGCCGTCTCCCGCTCCAGCAGAGGACCCAGAGCACGGAGTCGCTGCTCATAACGCCTCGCCTGCGCCGCCACCCGTCCGGCTCCCTGGGCTCTGGGGGGTCCCGCGGCTCTGGCGGGTCGTCCCAGGGCAGTGGCAGTGCCGCCGGGTCACAGCGCTCGCGCGGCTCTTCAAGCTCGCAGCAGAAGATCCTGTTGGTGTCAGCCGTGGATCCCTCTGGGAAGGTGGTGTATCGTGGGGCGTCGCAGCGGCAGCAGCGCGAGGGGAGCGACACGGCCTCAATCCTCTCCATGAAGAAGACGGCCGAGATCGCCGCCTTATTCTCCGAGCTCAAGCTAAACCAAACCACCGATCTCATTGACCATCTGAACCAGTCGACGTCGGAGTCCGAGGACGACGCCTACTCCTCCATGCAAGCCAACAACTCCTTCCTGTTTTCCGACAACATTGAAAACTCTCTCGGATACCTGCCGTGA